In the genome of Yersinia enterocolitica, the window AAATGCTGGAGTTACTGCGGCAGAATACAGAACTCACCACCCTGACCAATCAATTAACCACCCGCCTTGAAACCATGGCGTTAGAATTACACCAAAAATTGGTGATCAATGTGCCGACTCGCCCCCCACAGAGCTAAAAAGCAACAGTATGGCCGCTGAATCGATCATCAGCGGCCAGTCGTGACTAAACCTCGCGACTTTCTATCTGTTTTTGCAAACTCTCTATCGGTTCTTGAAGAGACCGTGGTGAAGCCTTGCGTAACCAGACCCACCAGGCGAGAGTCATTAATACTACCCACGCCACCCCAACATACATGGCGATACGGGTATCAGGGAAGTAACCTAAAACCGCGATAATAAATGCCATAAAGATGATGGTCAGAATCGGTGCCACTGGCCAGAACGGTACCGGGAATGTCAGCCGGGCAATATTCTCTTTGCTCATAGAGCGGCGCATCGCCACTTGCGAGATAAGGATCATCAGCCATACCCAGACCGTCGCAAAGGTGGCAATCGAGGCAATAATCAGGAATACATTTTTCGGGATCAGATAGTTCAGCACCACACCACATAACAGTGCGATTGCCATCACCAAAATAGTCATCCATGGCACACCATTACGGGTCAGACGGCTAAAACACTTCGGTGCCAGCCCTTCTTGCGCCATGCCGTACATCATGCGACCCGCACCGTAAATATCACTGTTAATGGCGGAAATAGCCGCGGTAATAACCACCAGATTCAAAATATTAGCAGCAGAACTAATACCTAAACTACTGAAAATCTCAACAAAAGGACTGCCATTTTGCCCAATACTATTCCATGGATAAATAGCCATCAGCACAAACAAGGTCAAAACATAGAACAGTAGAATGCGTATCGGTACGGTATTAATGGCACGTGGTAGTACTTTTTCTGGGTTCTTTGCCTCACTGGCCGTGACACCGATAATTTCTATCCCCCCAAAAGCAAACATCACCACGGCAAATGATGCAATCACCCCCGTCAAGCCATTCGGCATAAATCCTTGATGAGACCAGAGATTACTGACACCGGTGCTCTCATGACCTGCACCAAAGCCAAACATCATGATGCCCAAGCCGGCAGCAATCATGGCAATAATCGCCGTCACTTTTAGCAACGATAGCCAGAACTCCATTTCACCAAACACTTTGACTGAGCAGAGATTCAGCGCACCAATAAAGAAAATAATACTCAGCACCCAAACCCACTGTGGCGCATCAGGGAACCATAACCCCATATAGATACCGAATGCGGTGACATCAGCCAACGCCACAATAATCATCTCAAAGGTATAGGTCCAGCCAGTGAGAAAACCGGCCAGCGGCCCAAGATAACGGCTGGCATAGTGACCGAAAGAGCCTGCTACCGGGTCATGCACTGCCATCTCACCCAGCGCGCGCATCACCATAAACACGGCCGCTCCGCCGATGAGGTAAGCAAGTAAAACTGCTGGTCCCGCCAGACGAATCGCCTCGGCAGAGCCATAAAACAGACCGGTCCCAATGGCGGAACCTAACGCCATAAACCGGATATGCCGGGCACTGAGGCCTCGTTTGAGCGTGGATGAATCATTTTTCATGGTACATTCTCGCAAAATTTGTGCCTTTTCAGGCAGGGGTTCAGAGAGGGTGATCCCGGTAATCGGGACCACCCATAGGTTGATGTAATAACTGGTGACCGTTGTTATTAGTAGATTAATTGTTATTAGTTGATGAACGGTTATTAGTGGACAAATCGTTATTAAAGGCTGGGTAGTAGGTGCGCAGGCATCAGTTCATTCATATGACGCTGCGCGATGAGTTGGCTTGCCGCTTCAATATCGGGGGCAAAGAAACGATCTTTCTCGTAGTAGGCTACATGTTGGCGCAATAGCTGGCGGGCAGGCTCCAATGCATCCGAGGTTTTCAAACCTTTGCGCAAATCCAACCCCTGACATGCCGCTAGCCACTCAACAGCCAGAATGTCGCGCACGTTTTCGGCCATTTCCCACAAGCGTTTACCCGCACGTGGTGCCATAGAGACATGGTCTTCCTGATTGGCAGATGTAGGAATACTGTCAACACTGGAAGGGTATGCCAGCCCTTTATTTTCGCTGGTTAATGCAGCAGCAGTCACCTGTGCAATCATAAAACCAGAGTTTACGCCGCCATTTTCCACCAGGAATGGTGGTAACTGCGACATATGTTTATCCATTAATAGTGAAATACGACGCTCGGCTAATGAACCTATTTCAGCCAGTGCCAATGCCAAATTATCCGCTGCCATAGCCACCGGCTCAGCATGGAAATTACCGCCTGACAGCACATCGCCTTGTTCGGCAAACACCAGCGGATTATCTGATACTGCATTCGACTCGATAGCCAGCACCTCTGCTGCCTGACGCATTTGAGTCAGGCAGGCACCCATCACCTGCGGCTGACAACGCAGAGAGTAAGGATCCTGTACTTTGTCACAATTCTTATGAGATTCAGAGATTTCACTGCGATCGCCCAACAGGTGGCGATAAGTATTGGCCGCGTCAATCTGACCACGCTGGCCTCGCACCGCATGAATACGTGCGTCAAACGGGCTACGGGAGCCTAAAGCCGCTTCCACGGTGAGACTGCCAAAGACAGACGCCGCAGCATAGAGATCTTCGGCTTCAAACAAACCACGTAGTGCATAAGCTGTTGAAACCTGAGTGCCATTGAGTAATGCTAACCCTTCTTTGGCCGCTAAGGTGAGCGGTTCCAGGCCCGCTTTCGTCAGAGCCGTGCGAGCATCAAGCCATTCGCCCTGATAACGCGCTTTACCTTCTCCCAACAGCAGCAAGCTCATGTGCGCCAACGGTGCTAAATCACCGGAAGCACCCACGGATCCTTTTAGCGGAATATGCGGATAGACCTCTGCGTTAACTAACGTAATCAACGCATTAATGACTTCCCGACGGATACCTGAAAATCCACGCGCCAGGCTATTGATTTTCAACACCATAATCAGCCGCACAATGGCGTCGTCATTCGGCTCTCCGACGCCGGCTGCGTGGGAAAGGACTATCGAACGTTGCAGGTTCTCCAGATCTTCGGTAGCGATGCGAGTCGATGCTAACAGGCCAAAACCAGTATTAATGCCATAGGCAGTACGCTTTTCTGCCAATATTGCCTGTACGCACTTCACACTCTGCTGGATAGCCGCATCAGCACTTTCATCCAGCGATATGTTGACTGGATGTTGGTATATATGTCGCAAATCCGCCAACGTCATCAGCCCAGGGTGCAGTACCATTGTTTTATTGACTGTTTTATTGACTGTTTTATTGACTGTTTTCATGATTTTTTACCTTGAGTTGCAGCAACCATCGGCAGGTTCAACCCCTGCTCTTGTGCACAATTAATGGCAATGTCATAACCTGCATCTGCATGACGCATAACACCAGTAGCCGGATCGTTATGTAATACCCGGGCGATGCGCTCAGCAGCATCATCAGTGCCATCACAGACCACCACCATGCCAGAGTGCTGGGAGAAGCCCATCCCGACACCACCACCGTGGTGCAGAGAAACCCACGTTGCGCCACTGGCCGTATTGAGCAATGCATTGAGCAGCGGCCAGTCAGATACGGCATCAGAGCCGTCCTGCATCGCTTCGGTTTCTCGGTTAGGACTGGCAACTGAACCGGAGTCCAGATGGTCGCGGCCAATGACAATCGGGGCCGACAGTTCACCACTGCGAACCATCTCGTTAAAAGCTAAACCTAATTTAGCGCGCTGCCCCAAGCCTACCCAGCAAATACGGGCCGGTAGCCCTTGGAAACTGATACGTTCGCGGGCCATATCCAACCAGTGATGCAAGTGCTCATCATCAGGGATAAGTTCCTTAACCTTGGCATCGGTTTTATAAATATCGTCGGCGTTACCAGAGAGCGCAGCCCAGCGGAACGGGCCAATACCGCGACAGAATAGCGGGCGAATATACGCAGGGACAAAACCAGGGAAATCAAAAGCATGAGTGACCCCCATATCTTGTGCCATCTGGCGAATATTATTGCCGTAATCAAAGGTTGGAATACCCATATTGTGGAAGGCCAGCATCGCTTCAACATGTTCCGCCATGGAAGTTTTAGCGGCATTAACCACCAATGCGGGTTCGCTTTGGGCGCGCTGACGATACTCTTCCCAGCTCCAGCCTTTTGGTAGATAACCGTTTAGCGGGTCATGTGCGCTGGTTTGGTCGGTCACCATATCTGGGCGAACCCCACGACGAACCAGCTCAGGTAAAATTTCAGCCGCATTGCCACACAGTGCAATAGAAACAGCTTCACCCGCCGCAGTATATTTTTCGATTCGCGCTAACGCATCATCCAGATCGGTGGCTTGTTCATCGACATAACGGGTTTTAAGACGGAAATCGATGCGGCTCTGCTGGCACTCAATATTCAGAGAACATGCACCCGCCAAGGTTGCCGCCAGTGGCTGTGCCCCGCCCATGCCACCCAGACCTGCCGTTAATACCCAGCGCCCTTTCAGGCTGCCACCAAAGTGCTGTCGACCGGCTTCGACGAAGGTTTCATAGGTACCCTGCACAATGCCTTGGCTACCGATATAAATCCAACTGCCTGCGGTCATCTGGCCGTACATCGCCAACCCCTTGGCATCTAGTTCGTTAAAATGCTCCCAGTTGGCCCAATGAGGCACCAGATTCGAGTTGGCAATCAATACTCTAGGGGCGTTACTGTGGGTTTTGAAGACACCGACGGGCTTACCTGACTGAATCAGTAGCGTCTCGTCGTCATTCAGATGGGTCAGGCTTTCAACAATCTTGTCATAGCATTCCCAATTGCGGGCTGCGCGGCCGATACCGCCGTAAACCACTAATTCTTTTGGATTCTCAGCCACGTCTGGATCAAGATTGTTCATTAGCATACGTAACGGGGCTTCGGTCAGCCAACTTTTGGCCGTAAGTTGCGTACCACGCGGGGCACGAATCTCAGTATCACGGAATCTATTTGGGGCAGTCACGGCAATTTCCTTCAACCAGTTTTTCAGGTATCAACGACATTACTTAGCTTGAGTATTTATTAACATATACTCGTATAGACAAGTACAATCAAGCTCTGGTAAAAAGGCAATATTCTGCCGTACCCAAAAAAAATAATATTATGAATAGTGTTTTAAATTAATTAGTTATAATTAATTTCGTTCTGCGTTAAGGCAGAGTAGAAGGATTTTCAACGTGGTTTTACTGATGAAATCAGCATAAAATTGGTGTGTTTTTGCGCACGAAGTCACATATACGTCACATGGATTTTACATTGTGACACACTAAATCGGCGATATCGTCCCAAATACACTATACGGTTCCGCGGTTGACCATTAGGGGGCTACCAAACACAAAATGTATCCGTCGTTACCTATAACTCATTGTTTATGATGAACCTGGCTATCAACAGGCGCTTGCTCTCGCTCAGTTAAGCCGTAGTCCCGTACCACCGCCGCTACCCGCAGGCGATAACCGGCGAACACACTCGCACGCCCCGCGGCTTGTGCGCTACGATGCTGTTCAATATTCCGCCACTGCTTAACGGCCGCCTCATCGCGCCAAAATGATAGCGATAACAACTTCTGCGGATTACTTAAACTCTGAAAACGTTCTACTGAAATAAAACCGTCCATTTGTTCCAATAAAGGTTTCAGTGCCCCGGCATAATCCAGATATGCGTGGTACTCACCCTCTGCCGGTTCAACTTCAAAGATAACTGCGATCATCGGTGACCCCATCGGATAAAATGAAAGAAAACAATATTAAACGAAGCCATCAATGTATTTAAGACATTTACGTCTTTTCTGGGGTTAGTTGGCGATTATATAGGATGTACGTCACTTACTATGCCGGTAGGGGAGCATGTGCTGGCGCGGGTTAAAAGCTTCAGTTATTGATGGGATTGGGGCGCCCTCATGGCGGTTATTTTGTTCTTATCGGGATAACAGCATTGGATCGCCCCGATAAAACGCAGTAATACAAAACCTTATAAAGCCACAATGATAAAAGCCCCGACTACAGTAGTCAGGGCTTTTAAGGTACTACAGATTTAAAATTAAACATTAATCAACTTAATAACGTGACACTTATCTTAGTACTATTTACAAAGATGTACCTATTTCTACAGGAATATTTGGTGCTTACAACTAACTCTATCCTCCAATATATTAACTGAATGATAACATTTCCCGTTTGTTACATTTAGCCATGCTTATGATAACACTGACTAAATTAGTACATCACCCTCGCGATATATACTCTTACTACATGGCTTTACTTTCTTCGCGATATCCTCGACTTCATACTTACGTACACAAATCGCGAACATTACTATTAACAACAAAGCCTTAACTCATCGCGTTTTGGTCCACATATGCGATCGTAAAGATTTATTACGTGGCCTGAAATCATCATCGCACGAGTCCATTATTAAAAACCCATCGCGAATCTCACATAAAAAAATATTTCGTGACCTTTATCGCATTATTTTAAATCAACTACATGGACACCGGCTAAATAAAGAGTTCGTTACTAATTGCACCGGTGTTGAATTCCAATCTACGTGTTCTGTACCAGATGTCAATACTGTTTTTAAGAACATGTTTTTATTATCAGTACTACTGAAAATAACTTGGCATTTTATTGGTTTAGAATCATACAAAATCATCCGTATCGAATCATCATAACTTCAACAAGCTGATTCTACTTATTTTTCATATTTACTTAAAATGGGGATATTTTGTAAGTGCTGAGGAATAGGCAAAAAAAATTTTTGGCGGAGATCACAGGAGTCGGTATTACAAGATAATCTTTTGTATTTACTACATTTTAAAATCCCGCGCCTGAGATGTGCCCCCAATTATGCCCCCAAATACTTTTGCTTGATGTCTAGGGCGCTGAATTGAAACGGGCCGCTGCTGCTGGCCCGTAAGAGGATAACTTTCAGGTACATTTTTAAGGTATTTTTCGACACGCTATTACTTCATGTTGATACCATAACCATATGGCTGATGAATGTTTTTCTGAGTGTATTTCCAATTAATTCGTCTGATAGACGCCTAGTGAACATCTATATATTCACTTTTCAGCTAAGGCCCGGAGTAAGTGGTTAGCTACCTCGACAAAACTTGCCAACGCCTCTTCATAGGAGTGTGGTTCCTGCGAATAAACCAGTGGGCTAAGCCTCGTTATGTATAAATGGTTCAACCATTTACCCTGCCCATCTTTAGTATTTTTTATGACATCAAGACTTTTACTCAGGACACTATACGGGTCATCAACGAATGCCTGAAATTGCTGTGAATATTCTTCCATATCAGTTTTTACTGAGTGCCCGAACATACTAGCAGCAGCATTAATCGCTTTGGGTTTTATTGTGTATATGCGCCATACATCATAAATATGCCGTACTAGCGCCTCATCAAATTCGGCTTGCCTCACGCCAGCACAATACATTGCAAATCGTCTTAGAAGAGATAAGACCTTTTCGGCAAGAGTCTCGGATATGTTGATACATTCGATATCAAAATCAGGGTAGCTTTTACCATTTACTAATTGTTGATAAAGATAATTAATCTTTAACTTCTCAGTAGGTAAATTGATGGGGCGATTTATTAATTCTACTTTTATACAGCTACGCAAAGGGTTAGAAACACCGCTACTGAAATTCCCTTGATAGCTTAAATCGACATTATAATGACGGTGCTTATCATTAATTTCAGGGTTTTCACCTTCTTTATCAGTAAGGTAGAAACCTAGTTCTTCTAGCTTTGTTGTCAGTTTTTTATGAATATCTTTCAGTCTTGCTTTATCAGATGAGCATTCATTTTTTAATTTATAGGTGTTCGGAACCTCTGGAAGAATGACTTTTATATCAATATCTTCTGACATCCGACTAATCAAATTATAAGCTTTCGATAAGCAAGTACCGCCAGCAAACACTAATCGGACAGGAAGCTCTATATTTACTGGCTCAACAGGTAATTTTTTACTTCTAGGGTCAAATCCTTTTAACTGTGCCTCATGCACTACATTCAAGTTAGCTAATACACGCAATGCATCTGTTACATGCACATCTTTTTCAGCGACAAATGCTGGCAGGCCATTTAGCAGGCCCGCAGCTTCCGCATCCTGAATATCAGCAATTTGCTCATCCGTAAGTTTTTTCATATTTTACATTTTTACCCGAAACAGTGATGTTTCTGGATATTTTCCTTCCTGGAGTTCTGACTTGGAGCTGCATTGGGATCTGTGTCGTTCTTCCCGCGTTATAATCCTCTAAGGCCTTGCCCTGAGTGACTTTCACGTTGAGTTTTTTGAACGTTTCTTCCACAACAGTTTCAAATGGTGCGGCTACCGTCCTTTTCCCCGCAAATCGGTTAAATCTAGTTTTTGCATACACGCCAAGGCTAACCCGAATTAATACGCCCTCTTTAACGAGTTCAGACAATGCCTTGCTAACTTGCGATTTGCTACCCAAGTGTTCCAGCTCCGAACGCAGTACAACAATACCTTTCCGGTTGGCGATGGAGCGCAACAGTTTTTGCTTCAAAATCATGATTGCCTCCTTTAAGCACTCATAGGTAAATCAATGCTTATTATAGATTGTTTTTAATTTAAAACAATGAGTTACTTTAAAAAATTAAAGTTATAAATGAGCATCTATATCTTGTTAACTATCAAGAGATTAGTATGTTAAGTGCTCAAATGAAGTGAGATGGAGTGATTCTTAATCTTTAAAGGCATCTCACGATGCCTTTTTGCATTTAGGGGTTATTCGGCCTCGAGAGGCTCACTGATAGCTTGATGATAAGTTTGATGTAGCAGGTCTATTTGCTGCCATAGGACGAGATTGAGTATTTCTTTTGCAGCGGGTTGATCAAGCACGACAACGGCGTAAATGAGCGCACGGCAATGATCAATGAGGTCTTCCACTTCGCGGGGCGAGTTATCGTACATGGCGCACCTCCGGCCGGAGAGTGGCGGCCAGTGATGCTGGCAGGTGAAGAAAAGCGATACGGCAAGGGGCTTTAGTCGTCGAATCCATGATGACAACCTCTCAGTTGATGGCTTTATCCCACCACCAAGAGCTGCTAATCCCTTTGGGTGGTGGACTGAACGGGGTTAGCAGACCGGTCAACAGAGAACCCGGCGCATCTTTCGATGCCCCCGTCCAGCCCACCATTGTTTTTCACAGGTGTAACTGTACCCGCACATAGTAACCGCCTGCGCGGTTGTGCGCTCTGTTTTGTCTCGGGCTGCTAAACCCAGCAACGGATTTTGCCGCTGCAAGGGCACTATATC includes:
- a CDS encoding S-adenosylhomocysteine hydrolase, coding for MILKQKLLRSIANRKGIVVLRSELEHLGSKSQVSKALSELVKEGVLIRVSLGVYAKTRFNRFAGKRTVAAPFETVVEETFKKLNVKVTQGKALEDYNAGRTTQIPMQLQVRTPGRKISRNITVSGKNVKYEKTYG
- the hutU gene encoding urocanate hydratase, translated to MTAPNRFRDTEIRAPRGTQLTAKSWLTEAPLRMLMNNLDPDVAENPKELVVYGGIGRAARNWECYDKIVESLTHLNDDETLLIQSGKPVGVFKTHSNAPRVLIANSNLVPHWANWEHFNELDAKGLAMYGQMTAGSWIYIGSQGIVQGTYETFVEAGRQHFGGSLKGRWVLTAGLGGMGGAQPLAATLAGACSLNIECQQSRIDFRLKTRYVDEQATDLDDALARIEKYTAAGEAVSIALCGNAAEILPELVRRGVRPDMVTDQTSAHDPLNGYLPKGWSWEEYRQRAQSEPALVVNAAKTSMAEHVEAMLAFHNMGIPTFDYGNNIRQMAQDMGVTHAFDFPGFVPAYIRPLFCRGIGPFRWAALSGNADDIYKTDAKVKELIPDDEHLHHWLDMARERISFQGLPARICWVGLGQRAKLGLAFNEMVRSGELSAPIVIGRDHLDSGSVASPNRETEAMQDGSDAVSDWPLLNALLNTASGATWVSLHHGGGVGMGFSQHSGMVVVCDGTDDAAERIARVLHNDPATGVMRHADAGYDIAINCAQEQGLNLPMVAATQGKKS
- a CDS encoding antibiotic biosynthesis monooxygenase, which translates into the protein MIAVIFEVEPAEGEYHAYLDYAGALKPLLEQMDGFISVERFQSLSNPQKLLSLSFWRDEAAVKQWRNIEQHRSAQAAGRASVFAGYRLRVAAVVRDYGLTEREQAPVDSQVHHKQ
- the proY gene encoding proline-specific permease ProY (cryptic permease that may be involved in the transport of proline across the inner membrane; in Salmonella typhimurium, the proY gene is silent unless overexpressed on a multicopy plasmid or activated by a proZ mutation), with the protein product MALGSAIGTGLFYGSAEAIRLAGPAVLLAYLIGGAAVFMVMRALGEMAVHDPVAGSFGHYASRYLGPLAGFLTGWTYTFEMIIVALADVTAFGIYMGLWFPDAPQWVWVLSIIFFIGALNLCSVKVFGEMEFWLSLLKVTAIIAMIAAGLGIMMFGFGAGHESTGVSNLWSHQGFMPNGLTGVIASFAVVMFAFGGIEIIGVTASEAKNPEKVLPRAINTVPIRILLFYVLTLFVLMAIYPWNSIGQNGSPFVEIFSSLGISSAANILNLVVITAAISAINSDIYGAGRMMYGMAQEGLAPKCFSRLTRNGVPWMTILVMAIALLCGVVLNYLIPKNVFLIIASIATFATVWVWLMILISQVAMRRSMSKENIARLTFPVPFWPVAPILTIIFMAFIIAVLGYFPDTRIAMYVGVAWVVLMTLAWWVWLRKASPRSLQEPIESLQKQIESREV
- the hutH gene encoding histidine ammonia-lyase, with product MVLHPGLMTLADLRHIYQHPVNISLDESADAAIQQSVKCVQAILAEKRTAYGINTGFGLLASTRIATEDLENLQRSIVLSHAAGVGEPNDDAIVRLIMVLKINSLARGFSGIRREVINALITLVNAEVYPHIPLKGSVGASGDLAPLAHMSLLLLGEGKARYQGEWLDARTALTKAGLEPLTLAAKEGLALLNGTQVSTAYALRGLFEAEDLYAAASVFGSLTVEAALGSRSPFDARIHAVRGQRGQIDAANTYRHLLGDRSEISESHKNCDKVQDPYSLRCQPQVMGACLTQMRQAAEVLAIESNAVSDNPLVFAEQGDVLSGGNFHAEPVAMAADNLALALAEIGSLAERRISLLMDKHMSQLPPFLVENGGVNSGFMIAQVTAAALTSENKGLAYPSSVDSIPTSANQEDHVSMAPRAGKRLWEMAENVRDILAVEWLAACQGLDLRKGLKTSDALEPARQLLRQHVAYYEKDRFFAPDIEAASQLIAQRHMNELMPAHLLPSL
- a CDS encoding nucleotidyl transferase AbiEii/AbiGii toxin family protein; this translates as MHVTDALRVLANLNVVHEAQLKGFDPRSKKLPVEPVNIELPVRLVFAGGTCLSKAYNLISRMSEDIDIKVILPEVPNTYKLKNECSSDKARLKDIHKKLTTKLEELGFYLTDKEGENPEINDKHRHYNVDLSYQGNFSSGVSNPLRSCIKVELINRPINLPTEKLKINYLYQQLVNGKSYPDFDIECINISETLAEKVLSLLRRFAMYCAGVRQAEFDEALVRHIYDVWRIYTIKPKAINAAASMFGHSVKTDMEEYSQQFQAFVDDPYSVLSKSLDVIKNTKDGQGKWLNHLYITRLSPLVYSQEPHSYEEALASFVEVANHLLRALAEK